DNA sequence from the Asticcacaulis sp. AND118 genome:
GAGTCAATCGAACAAAAAGGGAACGTTTTAACTCTTTTACGCGCGTGCAGATAAAAAAATCAAATTAGGTGCAGAAGAGACACTGATTCGATATGTGGTTATGCAATCGACTTTTAACTAGCAGCTTCTCCGCGCAGTGATAATGTCTTGGAATACCCGCAAAAAGAGGCCCTGATGAAACGCCGAGACCTGATGCTCACCGGTCTGAGCCTGACCCTGCTCCTGAGCATCCCCGCCTGCGCCCAGACGGCCAGCAAACCCGCTGCCGAGTCGAACGCCTATGAGGCGGCCGTTTTTGCTGAGGGCATCGAACAGCCCTGGGGCATCGCCTTCCTGCCCGACGGGCGGCTGCTGGCCACAGAGAAGGCCGGCGGGATCAAGCTGATCAGCAAGGACGGTAAGAGCGTTCAGACCATTTCCGGCGGTCCCACCGTCGTCGATTACGGTCAGGCCGGTCTTCTGGGCGTCGCCGTCGATCCGAAGTTTGCTGAAAACAGCCTCGTCTATTTCAGCTTCTCCGAAGAGGGCGAAAACGATACGGCCGGCACGGCGGTGGCGCGCGGCAAGCTGGACGGTTCGGCCATCACCGGGCTTCAGGTCATCTGGCGTCAGACGCCCAAGGTCGAAAGCCCCAACCACTGGGGGTCGCGCATCGTCTTCTCCAAGGACGGGCAGTACCTGTTCATCACGGTCGGCGACCGCGCCAATCAGCGGCCTCTGGTTCAGCGCCTCGACACCACGATCGGCAAGACGCTGCGCATCCGTCCGGACGGCTCGATCCCCGAAGACAACCCCTTCGTGAAGACCGCCGGGGCAAAGCCGGAAATCTGGAGCCTTGGCCACCGCAACCAGCAGGGCGCCTTCGTCCATCCGGAAACCGGCGATCTGTGGACCAACGAGCACGGGCCGCAGGGCGGTGACGAGATTAATATCGTCAAGCCGGGCAAGAATTACGGCTGGCCGGTCATCACCTATGGCGAGGAATATGGCGGCGGCAAGATCGGCGAAACGGCCAGGGACGGGCTGGAACAACCGCTCTATTACTGGACGCCGTCGATGGCGCCGGGCAACATGGTCTTCTATAACGGCCCGCACAAGGCCTGGCAGGGCAAGGTCTTCGTCGCCTCGCTGAAGTTCAAATATCTCGGCATGATCACACTGGACGACGGCAAGGCGGTGAAGGAGGAGAAACTCCTGACCAGCTTTAACGAGCGCATCCGCGATGTGGTGCAGGGACCGGATGGCGCGCTGTATGTCGCTTTCGACAATCCGGAAGGGCGCATCGTGCGCGTGGTGCCAAAGTAACTCTGATAGTTACGGGGTCGAGGGGCCCAAGGCCCCTCGCCTTAGAACAATAAAAAAGGCGTCCCGATAAGGGGACGCCTTTTTTATTGTCTTAAAGATGAGGGGGTCACGACCCCTTCATCCCGTTCCATCAGAGTTACATCCCGCCCGGACGCGGACCCATGCCCGGACCGCCCGGTCCCATGCGCATCTGGTTTTGCTGCGCATTGGCCGGGGCCGCGCCCCCGAAATTGTAGCGCAAAGCCAGATAGAAGACCGGCGCTTCCATTGCCCGCTTCGATTCCGAATAGACCGTCTTGGTCGAGGTGTAGGTCACCGTCTTACCCGTACGCAGCGGGTCGGCGACATTCACCACCACCGTCAGCTTCGGCGTCAGCTTGTGCGAATAAGACAGGTTGCCCATGGCGAAAGGCTCGGTATAACCCTGCCCCGTCAACTGCTTGCCCGAAGTGAAGAAGTTGAATTGCAGCGTATCCTTGGCCGTGGCCTGATAGCTCACATTGAGGCGACCGCTCAGCGAGGTCGCATCCTGCGTGCCGACCTGCGGCGTCGTCAGCTCGGTATAGGCCAGATTGCCGCCCGTCTGCACCATCAGCTTCTTCGACAGCGGGGCCTGCAGGTTGAACTCGATCCCGCCGGACTTACCCGAACCGCCGTTTTCCTGAGACGTCAGCAAGACGTCGTTGGCGATAAAGCGGCTCGTCTGAGTGATGACGTCTTCGTTCTGACGATAGTAGGCGCGGATTTGATAGTTGAGGATCGGCTTGGTCACCTCATAACCGACCTCGAACGAGTCCGTCGTCTGCGGCTTGAGGTTCGGATTGCCCTGGCTGACGTTCTGCGCGTCGGTATAGCTGAGCGCAGGATTGAGCGATTGCGGGTTCGGACGCTGCAGGCGGCGCGCATAGGAGAAGCGCAACTTGGCCTCCGACGACAGCAGATAGGTCGCAAACAGGCTGGGGCTGTACTTGGTGTAGTTCAGGCTGCCGCGCGTGCCGGTATCGACCTGATAGGTGTCGAGATCGAGGTTTTCCGCACGGATGCCGGCCAGCACCACCCACTTGTCGCCGAACGGCCTCTGATAGGTGACATAGGCCGCGGTCAGCAGTTGCTTGTACTCGAAGCTGTTGGTCAGCGCCGTGTTGCCGAGATCGG
Encoded proteins:
- a CDS encoding PQQ-dependent sugar dehydrogenase, which encodes MKRRDLMLTGLSLTLLLSIPACAQTASKPAAESNAYEAAVFAEGIEQPWGIAFLPDGRLLATEKAGGIKLISKDGKSVQTISGGPTVVDYGQAGLLGVAVDPKFAENSLVYFSFSEEGENDTAGTAVARGKLDGSAITGLQVIWRQTPKVESPNHWGSRIVFSKDGQYLFITVGDRANQRPLVQRLDTTIGKTLRIRPDGSIPEDNPFVKTAGAKPEIWSLGHRNQQGAFVHPETGDLWTNEHGPQGGDEINIVKPGKNYGWPVITYGEEYGGGKIGETARDGLEQPLYYWTPSMAPGNMVFYNGPHKAWQGKVFVASLKFKYLGMITLDDGKAVKEEKLLTSFNERIRDVVQGPDGALYVAFDNPEGRIVRVVPK